One genomic window of Glycine max cultivar Williams 82 chromosome 16, Glycine_max_v4.0, whole genome shotgun sequence includes the following:
- the LOC100794521 gene encoding histone-lysine N-methyltransferase ASHH3 isoform X1, producing the protein MPAMKKNPELTCIGSVFNMLGKELGEPVDFELPDSFNKSKPMQYTYIKRNIYLTKKVKRSRFDDDGIFCSCTPSPGSTSVCGRDCHCGMLLSSCSSGCKCGSSCLNKPFQNRPVKKMKLVKTEKCGSGIVADEDIKLGEFVIEYVGEVIDDKTCEERLWNMKHSGETNFYLCEINRDMVIDATYKGNKSRYINHSCCPNTEMQKWIIDGETRIGIFATRDIQKGEHLTYDYQFVQFGADQDCHCGAAECRRKLGVRPTKSKLSSDAALKLVAYQVYQNGGLQIGSSRVVDQPKCLHNCIGEVIRIKHLENERFGIIKRFDKYSRKHSIMFEDGCVEIYDMSKEDFELVR; encoded by the exons ATGCCTGCCATGAAAAAG AATCCTGAGCTAACTTGTATTGGTTCTGTATTCAACATGTTGGGGAAGGAGCTTGGAGAACCTGTAGACTTTGAACTTCCAGATTCATTTAATAAATCCAAGCCAATGCAGTACACCTATATAAAACGCA atatatATCTCACTAAGAAGGTCAAGAGATCCCGGTTTGATGATGATGGCATATTCTGTTCCTGTACTCCTTCCCCTGGATCTACTAGTGTATGTGGTAGAGATTGCCACTGTGG AATGCTTCTGTCTAGCTGTTCATCAGGCTGTAAATGTGGGAGCTCCTGTCTCAACAAACCATTTCAGAACCGTCctgtgaaaaaaatgaaattggtcAAG ACCGAGAAATGTGGTTCTGGAATTGTGGCGGATGAAGATATCAAGCTTGGGGAGTTTGTCATTGAATATGTTGGAGAAG TCATTGATGACAAAACATGCGAGGAAAGGCTTTGGAACATGAAACATAGTGGGGAAACAAACTTCTACTTATGTGAAATCAATCGAGATATGGTGATAGATGCAACATACAAGGGAAACAAATCAAGATACATCAATCATAGTTGCTGCCCCAATACTGAGATGCAGAAATG gATAATTGATGGTGAAACAAGAATTGGCATATTTGCAACTCGTGACATACAAAAGGGCGAGCATCTGACTTATGATTACCA GTTTGTTCAATTTGGTGCAGATCAAGATTGCCACTGTGGTGCTGCTGAGTGTAGGCGTAAGTTGGGTGTCCGACCTACCAAGTCTAAACTTTCTTCAGATGCTGCATTAAAATTAGTTGCATATCAG GTTTATCAGAATGGAGGTTTGCAAATTG GAAGTTCTCGTGTTGTTGACCAACCAAAGTGCTTGCACAATTGCATTGGTGAAGTTATTAGGATAAAACATCTTGAAAATGAGAG GTTTGGAATTATTAAACGATTTGATAAGTATTCCCGAAAACATTCG ATCATGTTTGAGGATGGTTGTGTTGAAATTTATGACATGTCAAAAGAGGACTTTGAACTTGTGAGATAG
- the LOC100794521 gene encoding histone-lysine N-methyltransferase ASHH3 isoform X2, whose product MLGKELGEPVDFELPDSFNKSKPMQYTYIKRNIYLTKKVKRSRFDDDGIFCSCTPSPGSTSVCGRDCHCGMLLSSCSSGCKCGSSCLNKPFQNRPVKKMKLVKTEKCGSGIVADEDIKLGEFVIEYVGEVIDDKTCEERLWNMKHSGETNFYLCEINRDMVIDATYKGNKSRYINHSCCPNTEMQKWIIDGETRIGIFATRDIQKGEHLTYDYQFVQFGADQDCHCGAAECRRKLGVRPTKSKLSSDAALKLVAYQVYQNGGLQIGSSRVVDQPKCLHNCIGEVIRIKHLENERFGIIKRFDKYSRKHSIMFEDGCVEIYDMSKEDFELVR is encoded by the exons ATGTTGGGGAAGGAGCTTGGAGAACCTGTAGACTTTGAACTTCCAGATTCATTTAATAAATCCAAGCCAATGCAGTACACCTATATAAAACGCA atatatATCTCACTAAGAAGGTCAAGAGATCCCGGTTTGATGATGATGGCATATTCTGTTCCTGTACTCCTTCCCCTGGATCTACTAGTGTATGTGGTAGAGATTGCCACTGTGG AATGCTTCTGTCTAGCTGTTCATCAGGCTGTAAATGTGGGAGCTCCTGTCTCAACAAACCATTTCAGAACCGTCctgtgaaaaaaatgaaattggtcAAG ACCGAGAAATGTGGTTCTGGAATTGTGGCGGATGAAGATATCAAGCTTGGGGAGTTTGTCATTGAATATGTTGGAGAAG TCATTGATGACAAAACATGCGAGGAAAGGCTTTGGAACATGAAACATAGTGGGGAAACAAACTTCTACTTATGTGAAATCAATCGAGATATGGTGATAGATGCAACATACAAGGGAAACAAATCAAGATACATCAATCATAGTTGCTGCCCCAATACTGAGATGCAGAAATG gATAATTGATGGTGAAACAAGAATTGGCATATTTGCAACTCGTGACATACAAAAGGGCGAGCATCTGACTTATGATTACCA GTTTGTTCAATTTGGTGCAGATCAAGATTGCCACTGTGGTGCTGCTGAGTGTAGGCGTAAGTTGGGTGTCCGACCTACCAAGTCTAAACTTTCTTCAGATGCTGCATTAAAATTAGTTGCATATCAG GTTTATCAGAATGGAGGTTTGCAAATTG GAAGTTCTCGTGTTGTTGACCAACCAAAGTGCTTGCACAATTGCATTGGTGAAGTTATTAGGATAAAACATCTTGAAAATGAGAG GTTTGGAATTATTAAACGATTTGATAAGTATTCCCGAAAACATTCG ATCATGTTTGAGGATGGTTGTGTTGAAATTTATGACATGTCAAAAGAGGACTTTGAACTTGTGAGATAG